One Halichoerus grypus chromosome 1, mHalGry1.hap1.1, whole genome shotgun sequence genomic region harbors:
- the C1H3orf85 gene encoding uncharacterized protein C3orf85 homolog — translation MAYKMLQVALCSTLLIGALGAPFLLEDPANQFLHLKRHIYLQDYWDPDQNPNMWGNSLADQVHETWTALKTTAQYYLNVNAFTSDISTAQ, via the exons ATGGCCTATAAAATGCTTCAAGTAGCCCTGTGTTCAACATTGCTTATAG GAGCGTTGGGAGCGCCATTTTTGTTGGAGGACCCAGCAAACCAGTTCCTACATCTCAAAAGACATATATATTTGCAGGATTACTGGGACCCAGATCAGAATCCAAATATGTGGGGCAACTCGCTGGCTGATCAG GTTCATGAAACATGGACTGCTTTGAAAACAACAGCACAGTATTATCTGAATGTGAATGCCTTCACTTCTGACATATCCACTGCCCAGTAA